A single genomic interval of Penicillium psychrofluorescens genome assembly, chromosome: 2 harbors:
- a CDS encoding uncharacterized protein (ID:PFLUO_002522-T1.cds;~source:funannotate), which translates to MPKFTPRQRKQKHRQREQTAPVDTNVAEIQPISKDEKEAKRQKLREELGQQHSNVSSKKKKRLDKYIDNKLKKEENLELLKKLAQAQVDTSSLKSSRELGTRKTPAGEYSSMAPITTPTEPSAFDLSGDESDEGDRRLKISNPVTDPEPLPVPQASMGSGLKRPLEVGPDGFPVIKKRKRAAKPTPAPVAEEVAWEGFESDDEEVSGGENDAEKDSEDEDSEGFSEQTSDAESDEDEDSEDNDEEDEPASKLKVRQSAFKSWAVQQINDAIGFQPTTGPVVIEQNQAFAAPEKEARNTVYEEEPLPQELQVTKGDPNRKAFSVPVNRSEEIQTARLGLPVVGEEQKIMEAIHNNSTVVIWGATGSGKTTQLPQFLFEAGYGNPDSPNPGLIGVTQPRRVAAVSMANRVSQELGQYSDKVSYQIRFETTVSNKTAIKFMTDGILLREIADDFSLRKYSVIIIDEAHERSVNTDILIGMVSRIVDLRKSMSEENPSVKPLKVVIMSATLRISDFTHNTSLFRQGPPPLVQAEGRQYPVTVHFARRTHRDYVEEAFNKVSRGHRKLPPGGMLVFLTGQNEIRQLSKRLKQAFKPTQRGDTTQAKVQLSANDAPLEAEDLELGGTEMSPADHEDDDSDMEITGLDDPEEEDDGFDLGEDAMDSSTKVHVLPLYSQLPTKEQMKVFEPPPENSRLIILATNVAETSLTIPGIKYVFDCGRAKEKQFDLFTGVQSFQIGWISKASASQRAGRAGRTGPGHCYRMYSSAVYEGDFAEYTDPEILRTPIEGVVLQMKSMGLHSVINFPFPTPPSRHGLAKAEKLLQNLGALSGDGRVTQIGRRLSTYPLSPRFGKMLYIGHQHGCMPYVIALVSALAVGDLFVTENQFNPTASPAKKKNDDDDSDDERKKVYTNADRLEDTEREQRTKDFARVQRLFSKHDDTSDALRYLSAICAYAYAADGDAFSEKMFLRAKAFKEATQLRRQLTDIVRSNSPGLVGDYTARLPEPSLKQLKALKQIITAGFIDQVAIRADLAPIPPEIPRTPRRAIDVPYLTLFRSRSDGSAQDDVLSRAVFVHPSSLLAKLSPKEMPQYLVYSHLQQSSAHNIGSEQQPKIRMFPLVAPSGLQLSAIAHDTPLIEYGKPIGKTELIDGIPPRRSCWVVPALVGDAGSTGWPLPAKKVVQKKDPKEGWVIEKFIA; encoded by the exons ATGCCCAAATTTACTCCGCGTCAGCGGAAACAGAAGCACCGTCAAAGGGAGCAAACGGCACCCGTGGATACCAATGTcgccgagatccagcccaTTTCCAAagatgaaaaagaagcgaaaaGGCAAAAACTTCGAGAAGAGCTGGGGCAGCAACATTCCAATGTGTCttcaaaaaagaagaagcgtCTGGACAAGTATATC GACAACAAActcaagaaagaagagaaccTCGAGCTTCTGAAGAAGCTAGCCCAGGCGCAAGTCGACACCTCGTCTTTGAAAAGCTCAAGGGAGTTGGGAACGCGCAAGACACCAGCAGGGGAATACTCATCCATGGCACCCATTACCACTCCCACCGAACCCTCCGCCTTCGATTTGTCCGGAGATGAGTCCGACGAGGGAGACCGGAGGCTCAAGATCTCCAATCCTGTGACCGACCCCGAGCCGTTACCGGTACCACAAGCATCTATGGGAAGTGGTTTGAAACGTCCGCTTGAGGTTGGGCCCGATGGCTTTCCGGTCATCAAGAAGCGAAAACGTGCCGCAAAGCCGACTCCTGCGCCGGTAGCAGAGGAGGTTGCATGGGAAGGATTTGAGTCAGATGATGAGGAAGTAAGCGGCGGTGAAAATGATGCTGAAAAGGATTCGGAGGACGAAGATTCCGAGGGTTTCTCGGAGCAAACATCAGACGCCGAATccgatgaagacgaggactctgaagacaatgatgaaGAGGACGAACCGGCTTCAAAGCTCAAGGTTCGTCAATCGGCCTTCAAGTCCTGGGCCGTTCAGCAAATCAACGACGCAATCGGCTTCCAGCCAACGACCGGACCTGTGGTGATTGAACAAAATCAAGCATTTGCAGCTCCCGAGAAGGAAGCCAGAAACACAGTCTACGAGGAAGAACCCCTACCCCAAGAACTACAGGTGACCAAAGGAGATCCCAACCGCAAAGCGTTTAGTGTTCCGGTCAACCGCTCGGAAGAGATCCAAACTGCTCGCCTTGGACTGCCAGTCGTGGGTGAAGAACAGAAAATTATGGAAGCAATCCACAACAACTCCACTGTGGTCATCTGGGGAGCCACAGGTAGCGGAAAGACGACCCAACTACCGCAGTTCCTATTCGAGGCCGGCTACGGTAACCCCGACAGCCCTAACCCAGGTCTGATTGGTGTGACGCAGCCTCGCCGAGTTGCGGCTGTGAGTATGGCGAACCGTGTGTCTCAGGAATTGGGACAGTACTCCGACAAAGTCTCGTATCAGATTAGGTTCGAGACGACTGTGTCGAATAAAACAGCCATCAAATTTATGACGGACGGTATTCTGCTACGAGAGATTGCGGATGACTTTTCTCTGCGCAAGTACTctgtcatcatcattgatgAGGCACATGAGCGGAGTGTGAACACAGACATTCTCATCGGAATGGTCAGTCGCATTGTGGACCTGCGCAAATCGATGAGTGAAGAGAATCCGTCAGTCAAACCGCTCAAAGTCGTCATCATGTCTGCCACACTGCGCATCTCCGACTTCACACACAATACGAGCCTCTTCCGGCAAGGCCCGCCTCCTTTGGTCCAAGCAGAAGGGCGGCAGTATCCAGTTACGGTTCATTTCGCCCGACGCACGCATCGCGATTACGTCGAGGAAGCCTTCAACAAGGTTTCGAGAGGACATCGTAAACTGCCACCGGGTGGGATGCTTGTGTTCTTGACTGGGCAGAACGAGATCCGGCAACTCTCGAAGCGGCTGAAGCAAGCATTCAAGCCGACACAGCGGGGAGACACCACTCAGGCAAAAGTACAGCTTTCAGCCAATGATGCGCCTTTGGAAGCGGAGGATTTGGAGCTGGGAGGCACGGAGATGTCTCCAGCGGAtcacgaagatgatgatagtGACATGGAGATCACCGGCCTCGATGAccccgaggaagaggatgacggTTTTGATCTGggtgaagatgccatggaTTCCTCAACAAAGGTCCACGTCCTACCTCTATACTCCCAACTACCCACCAAAGAGCAGATGAAAGTCTTCGAGCCCCCGCCAGAGAACTCACGGCTGATTATCCTCGCCACCAACGTTGCTGAGACCTCTCTCACGATCCCTGGTATCAAGTACGTCTTTGATTGCGGCCGAGCCAAGGAAAAACAATTCGATTTGTTCACTGGTGTCCAAAGCTTTCAGATCGGCTGGATCAGCAAAGCCAGTGCAAGtcagcgagctggacgagccGGACGAACTGGGCCTGGCCACTGCTATCGGATGTACTCCTCAGCGGTCTACGAGGGTGACTTCGCCGAATACACAGACCCAGAGATCTTGCGCACGCCCATTGAAGGTGTCGTCCTCCAGATGAAGAGCATGGGTCTCCACAGCGTGATCAACTTCCCGTTCCCCACGCCCCCGAGTCGGCACGGTCTCGCCAAGGCAGAGAAACTACTACAGAACCTCGGCGCTCTTTCTGGCGATGGCCGAGTGACGCAGATCGGTCGCCGTCTATCGACGTATCCGCTCTCCCCGCGGTTCGGCAAGATGCTCTATATCGGCCACCAGCATGGCTGCATGCCCTATGTCATCGCTTTGGTGTCTGCCCTTGCTGTGGGTGATCTTTTTGTCACAGAGAACCAGTTCAATCCGACTGCCTCaccggccaagaagaagaatgacgatgatgattcgGATGACGAGAGAAAAAAGGTCTACACCAACGCAGACCGTCTCGAAGACACAGAGCGCGAGCAGCGCACCAAAGACTTCGCACGGGTCCAACGTCTTTTCAGCAAACACGACGACACCTCCGACGCACTGAGATATCTCTCTGCAATCTGCGCCTACGCCTACGCAGCCGATGGAGACGCCTTTAGCGAAAAGATGTTCCTGCGCGCCAAAGCCTTCAAAGAAGCAacccagctgcgccgacaGCTGACAGATATCGTGCGCTCAAACAGCCCAGGCCTGGTGGGCGACTACACGGCCCGACTGCCAGAGCCATCGTTGAAACAGCTCAAGGCCCTCAAACAAATCATCACAGCAGGCTTTATCGACCAAGTCGCCATTCGCGCAGACCTGGCTCCCATTCCGCCGGAGATACCGCGCACTCCGCGACGCGCCATTGATGTGCCCTACCTGACACTCTTCCGCTCTCGTAGCGACGGCTCAGCACAAGATGATGTCCTCTCGCGCGCTGTCTTCGTacatccttcttccttgctgGCCAAGCTGTCTCCCAAGGAAATGCCCCAGTACCTCGTCTACTCGCATCTCCAACAATCATCTGCCCACAATATCGGTAGTGAGCAGCAACCCAAGATTAGAATGTTCCCCCTAGTCGCGCCGAGCGGCCTCCAGCTCTCTGCTATTGCGCACGATACTCCGCTTATCGAGTACGGCAAGCCCATCGGCAAGACCGAACTCATAGATGGCATTCCGCCGCGCCGCTCGTGTTGGGTTGTTCCGGCTTTGGTGGGTGACGCGGGTAGTACAGGCTGGCCCTTgcctgcgaagaaggtggtTCAGAAGAAAGACCCGAAGGAGGGGTGGGTCATTGAGAAGTTTATAGCATAG
- a CDS encoding uncharacterized protein (ID:PFLUO_002523-T1.cds;~source:funannotate) — translation MAEAFDINQLQESLQLPFPVSTKQVAGIVNGIQTDVMLMGFSDKIMITISQKGRLAHWLHVPLENRNPGTDGMHTISEVDGDGLLPLSNLTATSLLGGHAPGHDTVGQLYARQIASAIATKTPDEKRLLVLGLGLVTADADRDVFFAIIDLVLQCI, via the exons ATGGCCGAGGCATTCGACATCAACCAGCTGCAAGAGTCTCTACAGCTCCCTTTTCCTGTATCCACCAAGCAGGTGGCGGGGATTGTCAATGGGATCCAGACCGATGTCATGCTCATGGGCTTCAGCGATAAGATCATGATTACCATCTCGCAAAAAGGCCGGTTGGCGCACTGG CTGCATGTGCCCCTTGAGAATCGAAACCCGGGGACTGATGGCATGCACACCATATCCGAGGTTGACGGTGACGGCCTTTTGCCTCTGAGTAATTTGACGGCAACTTCATTATTGGGTGGCCATGCTCCCGGGCATGACACCGTTGGCCAATTGTACGCTCGCCAAATTGCAAGTGCCATTGCCACCAAGACACCTGATGAAAAACGCTTGCTTGTTCTTGGCCTCGGACTTGTCACAGCGGATGCAGACCGAGATGTCTTCTTTGCTATTATCGACCTGGTTTTGCAGTGTATCTGA
- a CDS encoding uncharacterized protein (ID:PFLUO_002524-T1.cds;~source:funannotate): protein MDQDDLDDLNDPELKAAIEASLRDTQRSDPSGESSSRLTRHTLVDLTADSDDEPDVKEVYPKSKSLVGSETEDEAEEDEDDEELKRALAMSLEENTKEDVSQAPLPSPVEKISTMSSNASAPNVPVASKPPGILGLNRKQMEQERLARFNKRKADDGSSPLPELESKVPKTEPVLRNAAIPYSGPSLASTPSNICESTAANSPKFGVQPTARPVPQWPLGAVKKTHVSGIPRKGNDITIEEVFQRADLELAVLSSFMWDMEWLFSKLDTQRTRFIFVMQAKEEETKVQYQQETSDMPNLRLCFPPMDGQINCMHSKLMLLFHRDYLRIVVPTANLTTFDWGENGLMENSAFLIDLPKKSNDNSSQGPKTAFYEELIYFLKAMTLHENVISKLDGFDFSKTARYAFVHTVGGSHTGDSWKRTGHCGLGRAVASLGLQSPKPINIEFVTSSVGSLTDEFLRAIYLVCQGS from the exons ATGGACCAagatgatcttgatgatcTGAATGACCCGGAACTCAAAGCCGCCATTGAAGCCTCACTTCGAGACACCCAAAGATCTGATCCCAGTGGCGAGTCATCGTCTCGACTGACCCGTCACACTTTGGTGGATCTGACTGCTGATTCAGATGACGAGCCTGATGTGAAAGAAGTCTACCCAAAGTCCAAGTCGCTCGTTGGCTCTGAGACTGAGGATGaggctgaagaagatgaagacgacgaagaacTCAAGCGAGCCCTCGCAATGTCCTTAGAGGAAAACACAAAGGAAGATGTTTCTCAAGCTCCGTTGCCCTCTCCAGTAGAGAAAATATCCACCATGTCATCGAACGCATCTGCTCCTAATGTCCCAGTGGCCTCCAAGCCCCCGGGTATCCTTGGCCTGAACCGAAAGCAGATGGAGCAAGAGCGTCTCGCACGATTTAACAAACGCAAAGCCGACGATGGATCTTCTCCGTTGCCAGAATTGGAATCAAAGGTTCCCAAAACCGAGCCTGTACTGAGAAACGCGGCTATCCCATACTCAGGCCCCTCGTTGGCCTCGACACCTTCGAATATCTGCGAAAGCACAGCAGCAAATTCGCCGAAATTCGGTGTGCAGCCAACCGCTCGTCCCGTACCTCAGTGGCCCCTGGGAGCTGTCAAGAAGACACATGTGTCCGGTATCCCGCGAAAGGGGAATGATATAACAATCGAAGAGGTGTTTCAACGAGCTGACTTGGAGCTTGCCGTTCTCAGCTCATTTATGTGGGATATGGAATGGCTGTTTTCAAAGCTAGACACCCAGCGAACGAGGTTTATCTTCGTAATGCaggccaaggaagaagaaacg AAAGTTCAATATCAGCAAGAAACATCAGATATGCCGAACCTCAGACTATGCTTTCCACCGATGGATGGGCAGATCAACTGCATGCACTCCAAGCTGATGCTTCTGTTTCACCGGGATTACCTTCGCATTGTAGTTCCAACAGCCAACCTCACTACTTTTGACTGGGGTGAGAACGGCCTGATGGAAAAT AGTGCCTTTTTGATTGACCTCCCCAAGAAGTCCAATGACAATTCCTCCCAAGGCCCGAAAACCGCATTTTACGAAGAGTTGATCTACTTCCTCAAGGCTATGACTCTACACGAGAACGTTATTTCCAAGCTTGACGGCTTTGATTTCAGCAAGACTGCCCGTTATGCATTTGTACATACAGT TGGGGGATCCCACACAGGCGACTCGTGGAAGCGAACTGGGCACTGCGGACTAGGGCGTGCGGTGGCCAGCTTGGGACTCCAGTCACCCAAGCCAATCAACATTGAATTTGTG ACGTCTTCCGTCGGCTCTCTGACCGATGAATTCCTTCGAGCTATTTATCTCGTCTGCCAAGGCTCGTAA
- a CDS encoding uncharacterized protein (ID:PFLUO_002525-T1.cds;~source:funannotate) produces the protein MARLGGQRHPQERVYLYVAKQSQGEDGHCTKDQSDRVGGDTQDAIHYDPSLTGSPGYYDVFAPIPTPLPITTDLFPEASFVGAGPDFWLSSCNLPAGTVFTWGVNFLTNASEGVAQVREIESAFANSRCKDVTLYNIELGNEMDVQDLGDHWGIWAYKARQIEFFNMINKELKNNGRQYRIGDFAGDWTSEQLLATNIMESPMGNFINSISEHHYQTGSQYNLTSISVYAENAEDLVNKANIRSNLAQYSASAHYAQSAGIPFVLGETNSFSGHGSPGVSNAASEALWMIDYSLQAASIGVTGLYFHQGVGYNYSAWEPINHIGGNVYDYEPSAKRHVLPLYYGYLVVADAVGNAGNTYINELYTGNDNLTAYQIWEGKDLKRIMLLNEQTWTELSEGTRPVMSVNLPNLAASNTKATYKRLEFESLSALSGLTWGGQSWENYEGKPTGKVNMEKVGSDGTIPMNASSAVLIYL, from the exons ATGGCCAGATTGGGCGGGCAACGGCACCCACAGGAACGAGTTTACTTATACGTTGCTAAGCAAtctcaaggagaagacggGCATTGCACCAAGGATCAG TCGGATAGAGTGGGTGGTGACACCCAAGACGCAATCCACTATGACCCTAGCCTAACTGGCAGCCCTGGGTACTACGACGTTTTCGCACCAATTCCAACGCCGCTACCTATCACCACGGATCTCTTTCCAGAAGCATCCTTTGTTGGTGCGGGACCTGACTTTTGGTTATCCTCTTGCAACTTGCCTGCGGGAACGGTGTTTACCTGGGGCGTCAACTTTTTAACCAATGCTAGCGAGGGAGTGGCTCAGGTGCGAGAGATTGAGAGTGCCTTTGCG AATTCTCGATGCAAAGATGTCACGCTGTACAATATCGAGCTTGGCAATGAGATGGATGTGCAAGATCTAGGCGACCACTGGGGCATTTGGGCTTACAAGGCACGACA AATTGAATTTTTCAATATGATCAACAAGGAGCTTAAGAACAACGGACGACAGTATAGGATTGGAGATTTCGCCGGGGACTGGACAAGCGAGCAGCTGCTGGCAACTAATATCATGGAGTCACCGATGGGAAA TTTTATCAACTCCATTTCCGAGCACCACTACCAGACCGGAAGCCAATATAACTTGACTTCCATTTCCGTGTATGCCGAAAACGCCGAGGATCTTGTCAACAAGGCCAACATCCGCAGCAACCTCGCACAATACTCCGCATCAGCCCACTATGCGCAAAGTGCCGGTATTCCTTTCGTCCTTGGCGAGACTAATAGTTTCTCCGGGCATGGCTCTCCAGGAGTCAGCAATGCCGCTTCTGAGGCTCTCTGGATGATTGACTATAGCCTTCAGGCAGCTAGCATTGGAGTCACAGGGCTCTATTTCCATCAGGGAGTTGGCTATAACTACAGCG CATGGGAGCCGATTAACCATATCGGAGGTAATGTCTATGACTATGAGCCCTCGGCCAAGCGACACGTCCTGCCTCTTTACTATGGATATCTTGTTGTGGCGGATGCCGTTGGGAACGCGGGAAATACT TATATCAATGAACTCTATACTGGTAATGACAACCTTACTGCGTACCAAATTTGGGAAGGAAAGGACCTCAAACGCATCATGCTACTCAATGAGCAAACATGGACTGAGCT GTCGGAGGGGACTCGCCCGGTTATGAGCGTCAATCTCCCTAACCTCGCTGCCTCGAATACAAAGGCAACCTACAAGCGATTGGAGTTTGAGTCACTGAGTGCACTGT CCGGACTTACATGGGGAGGCCAGAGCTGGGAAAACTACGAGGGCAAGCCTACTGGGAAAGTGAATATGGAAAAAGTTGGCTCGGATGGAACCATTCCGATGAATGCTAGCTCGGCAGTTCTGATCTACCTATAG
- a CDS encoding uncharacterized protein (ID:PFLUO_002526-T1.cds;~source:funannotate) codes for MNPSSPSERSARGSPTSNPLATASSTLSHRPAPGHSQSSESPSPQPGSAPIPDDEHGADLPMNMTASVMLTGLPRDAHQALADVEAIDRGKITVRFQPLPSAPILKNRVFKVSASQKFETVVKFLRKKLDCKDTDSVFCYVNSVFAPGLDEGMGGLWRCFKTDDQLIVAYSMTPAFG; via the exons atgaATCCCTCGTCACCCTCGGAGCGCTCTGCCAGAGGCTCTCCCACTTCCAACCCACTCGCCACAGCATCCAGCACTCTCAGTCATCGCCCCGCACCGGGCCACAGCCAGAGCTCTGAATCCccatcgccgcagcctggCAGCGCCCCGATCCCCGACGACGAGCATGGCGCCGATCTGCCGATGAACATGACCGCGTCGGTGATGCTTACGGGTCTTCCACGCGATGCGCATCAGGCTCTAGCCGACGTGGAAGCCATCGACCGGGGGAAGA TTACCGTCCGCTTCCAGCCACTCCCATCAGCCCCGATCCTTAAAAATCGGGTCTTCAAAGTCAGCGCCTCTCAGAAATTTGAGACGGTAGTCAAGTtcctgcgcaagaagctggACTGCAAGGATACGGACTCGGTCTTTTGTTACGTGAACAGCGTTTTTGCGCCGGGTCTAGATGAGGGTATGGGTGGTTTATGGAGA TGTTTCAAAACGGATGACCAGCTGATTGTCGCTTACTCGATGACTCCTGCGTTCGGCTGA
- a CDS encoding uncharacterized protein (ID:PFLUO_002527-T1.cds;~source:funannotate), which yields MKQEFYVRFKGPEETPFTGGHWKIHVELPDQYPYKSPSIGFVNRIFHPNIDELSGSVCLDVINQTWSPMYDMINIFEVFLPQLLRYPNPSDPLNGEAAALLMREPKAYEAKVKEYVSKYASKEAVDEAGEDTESEDELSSAGSFDSGGEEPAGAMDDV from the exons ATGAA GCAAGAATTCTACGTCCGCTTTAAAGGACCGGAAGAGA CACCCTTCACCGGAGGCCACTGGAAAATCCACGTGGAACTGCCCGATCAGTACCCATACAAAAGCCCTAGTATTGGCTTCGTCAACCGGATCTTCCATCCGAACATCGATGAGCT GTCCGGATCTGTCTGCCTTGATGTCATCAACCAGACATGGTCACCGATGTACGACATGATCAACATTTTCGAGGTCTTCCTTCCGCAACTTCTTCGATACCCCAACCCGTCGGACCCACTGAACGGCGAGGCCGCGGCATTGCTGATGCGGGAGCCAAAGGCCTACGAGGCAAAGGTGAAGG AATACGTCTCCAAGTACGCCAGCAAAGAGGCTGTTGACGAAGCGGGCGAGGACACCGAGTCCGAGGACGAACTCAGTTCAGCCGGCAGCTTTGATTCTGGCGGCGAAGAACCCGCGGGAGCAATGGACGACGTCTGA